A portion of the uncultured Bacteroides sp. genome contains these proteins:
- the rpoC gene encoding DNA-directed RNA polymerase subunit beta' — protein MAFRKENKIKTNFSKISIGLASPEEILENSSGEVLKPETINYRTYKPERDGLFCERIFGPIKDYECHCGKYKRIRYKGIVCDRCGVEVTEKKVRRERMGHIQLVVPVAHIWYFRSLPNKIGYLLGLPTKKLDSIIYYERYVVIQAGIKSEDGITAFDLLSEEEYLDILDTLPKENQYLDDSDPNKFIAKMGAEAIYDLLARLDLDAMSYDLRHRAGNDASQQRKNEALKRLQVVESFRSSRGRNKPEWMIVRIVPVIPPELRPLVPLDGGRFATSDLNDLYRRVIIRNNRLKRLIEIKAPEVILRNEKRMLQESVDSLFDNSRKSSAVKTDANRPLKSLSDSLKGKQGRFRQNLLGKRVDYSARSVIVVGPELKMHECGIPKLMAAELYKPFVIRKLIERGIVKTVKSAKKIVDRKEPVIWDILEHVMKGHPVLLNRAPTLHRLGIQAFQPKMIEGKAIQLHPLACTAFNADFDGDQMAVHLPLSNEAVLEAQMLMLASHNILNPANGAPITVPSQDMVLGLYYITKLRKGAKGEGLIFYGPEEATIAYNEGKVDIHAIIKVIVKDLDDNGNIVDVLRETSVGRVIVNEIVPAEVGYINTIISKKSLREIIGDVIKKCGVARTADFLDGIKDLGYRMAFKGGLSFNLDDIIIPEEKEVLVQRGYDEVEQVISNYNMGFITNNERYNQVIDIWTHVNSELSNILMKTISSDDQGFNSVYMMLDSGARGSKEQIRQLSGMRGLMAKPQKAGAEGGQIIENPILSNFKEGLSVLEYFISTHGARKGLADTALKTADAGYLTRRLVDVSHDVIINEEDCGTLRGLVCMDLKNNDDIIATLYERILGRVSVHDIIHPTTGELLVVGGEEITEEIAKKIQESPIESVEIRSVLTCESKKGVCAKCYGRNLATNRMVQRGEAVGVIAAQSIGEPGTQLTLRTFHAGGTAANIAANASIVAKNNSRLEFEELRTVDVVDESGEAAKVVVGRLAEVRFIDVNTGIVLSTHNVPYGSKLYAVDGDVADKGKLIAKWDPFNAVIITEVTGKIEFEGVVENITYKVESDEATGLREIIIIESKDKTKVPSAHVLDESGNLIRTYNLPVGGHVVIENAQKVKAGEVIVKIPRAVGKAGDITGGLPRVTELFEARNPSNPAVVSEIDGEVTMGKIKRGNREIVVTSKTGEVKKYLVALSKQILVQENDYVRAGTPLSDGATTPADILAIKGPTAVQEYIVNEVQDVYRLQGVKINDKHFEIIVRQMMRKVEINEPGDTRFLEQQIIDKLDFMEENDRIWGKKVILNSGDSSNLQAGQIVTARKLRDENSMLKRRDLRLVEVRDAIPATSTQILQGITRAALQTSSFMSAASFQETTKVLNEAAINGKVDKLEGMKENVICGHLIPAGTGQREFEKIIVGSKEEYDRILANKKTVLDYSEV, from the coding sequence ATGGCTTTTAGAAAAGAAAATAAGATAAAAACTAATTTCTCGAAAATATCAATAGGTTTGGCTTCTCCTGAAGAAATCCTTGAAAATTCGAGTGGTGAAGTGCTGAAGCCTGAAACCATAAACTATCGTACTTACAAACCTGAACGAGACGGTTTATTTTGTGAACGCATTTTTGGTCCAATTAAGGACTATGAATGTCATTGCGGAAAATATAAACGTATTCGTTATAAGGGTATTGTCTGTGATAGATGTGGAGTGGAAGTTACAGAGAAGAAAGTTCGTCGTGAACGTATGGGGCATATTCAATTAGTAGTACCTGTTGCCCATATTTGGTATTTTCGTTCGCTTCCCAATAAAATCGGTTATTTGTTAGGTCTGCCAACAAAAAAACTAGATTCAATAATTTATTATGAACGCTATGTCGTTATTCAGGCAGGTATAAAATCAGAAGATGGGATTACGGCATTTGACCTCCTCTCCGAGGAAGAATATCTGGATATTTTAGATACTCTTCCTAAGGAAAACCAATATTTAGATGACTCTGATCCCAATAAGTTTATTGCTAAAATGGGAGCAGAAGCGATCTATGACCTTTTGGCTCGTCTTGATTTGGATGCAATGTCGTATGACTTAAGACATCGTGCCGGAAATGATGCTTCTCAGCAGAGAAAAAATGAGGCATTAAAACGTCTTCAGGTTGTAGAGTCATTCCGTTCTTCAAGAGGACGGAATAAGCCGGAATGGATGATTGTGCGTATTGTACCGGTTATTCCTCCGGAACTTCGCCCGCTAGTTCCATTAGATGGTGGTCGTTTTGCGACTTCTGATTTAAATGACCTATATCGTCGTGTGATAATACGTAACAATCGTTTAAAGAGACTAATTGAAATTAAGGCTCCAGAGGTTATTCTGCGTAATGAGAAACGCATGCTTCAAGAGTCAGTAGACTCTTTATTTGATAACTCGCGTAAATCCAGCGCAGTGAAAACTGATGCTAATCGTCCGCTTAAGTCACTCTCAGATAGCCTGAAGGGTAAACAAGGTCGTTTTCGTCAGAATTTATTAGGTAAGCGCGTGGATTACTCTGCTCGTTCGGTAATTGTCGTAGGCCCTGAGCTAAAGATGCACGAATGTGGTATTCCTAAGTTGATGGCTGCAGAATTATATAAACCGTTTGTAATTCGTAAATTGATAGAAAGGGGTATTGTAAAAACGGTTAAATCTGCGAAAAAAATTGTTGACCGTAAAGAGCCTGTTATATGGGATATTTTGGAGCACGTAATGAAAGGACACCCTGTTCTGCTTAACCGTGCACCGACCTTACATAGACTTGGTATACAGGCTTTTCAACCTAAAATGATTGAAGGTAAAGCTATTCAACTGCATCCATTAGCTTGTACAGCTTTTAATGCTGACTTCGATGGCGACCAGATGGCAGTTCACTTACCATTAAGTAATGAAGCTGTGCTTGAAGCACAAATGTTAATGTTGGCTTCTCATAATATTCTAAACCCTGCAAATGGAGCTCCTATTACGGTTCCATCCCAGGACATGGTGTTGGGCTTATATTATATAACAAAATTGCGTAAGGGCGCTAAAGGTGAAGGCTTAATCTTCTATGGACCGGAGGAGGCCACTATCGCCTATAATGAAGGTAAAGTGGATATCCATGCGATCATAAAGGTAATAGTTAAGGACCTTGATGATAATGGAAATATTGTCGATGTTTTGCGTGAAACGTCCGTAGGTCGTGTTATTGTTAACGAAATTGTTCCTGCGGAAGTGGGTTATATAAATACAATCATTTCAAAGAAATCATTGCGTGAAATCATTGGTGATGTAATAAAGAAATGTGGAGTGGCCCGTACTGCTGATTTTCTTGATGGTATAAAGGACTTAGGTTATAGGATGGCTTTTAAAGGAGGCTTATCTTTTAACCTTGATGATATTATAATTCCTGAGGAGAAAGAGGTTTTGGTTCAGAGAGGATATGATGAGGTTGAGCAAGTAATCAGTAATTATAATATGGGTTTCATTACTAATAATGAACGTTATAATCAAGTTATTGATATTTGGACACACGTTAATTCTGAATTATCCAATATATTGATGAAGACTATATCTTCTGATGATCAAGGATTCAACTCTGTTTATATGATGCTTGATTCTGGTGCTCGTGGATCCAAAGAGCAGATTCGTCAGTTGTCAGGTATGCGTGGTTTGATGGCGAAACCTCAAAAAGCAGGTGCAGAGGGAGGACAAATTATTGAAAACCCTATTCTATCTAATTTTAAAGAGGGGCTTTCTGTATTGGAATATTTCATTTCTACTCACGGTGCGCGTAAGGGTTTAGCAGATACGGCTTTGAAAACAGCTGATGCGGGTTATCTTACTCGTCGTCTGGTAGATGTTTCACATGATGTGATCATTAATGAAGAAGACTGCGGTACGCTTCGAGGCTTGGTCTGCATGGACCTTAAAAATAATGATGATATTATAGCTACTTTATACGAACGTATTTTGGGTCGTGTTTCAGTGCATGATATTATTCATCCTACTACAGGGGAATTACTTGTTGTAGGTGGTGAGGAGATTACTGAAGAAATAGCTAAGAAAATTCAAGAGTCACCAATCGAAAGTGTAGAAATACGTTCGGTGTTGACTTGTGAGTCTAAGAAGGGCGTATGTGCTAAGTGTTATGGGCGTAATCTTGCAACGAATCGTATGGTCCAGAGGGGAGAGGCAGTAGGTGTTATTGCTGCTCAGTCTATTGGTGAGCCTGGTACACAGTTAACATTGCGTACTTTCCATGCTGGAGGTACTGCTGCGAATATTGCAGCCAATGCAAGTATTGTAGCTAAGAATAATTCTCGTTTAGAGTTTGAAGAATTACGTACGGTGGATGTTGTTGATGAAAGTGGTGAGGCCGCTAAAGTTGTTGTAGGGCGTTTGGCCGAAGTGCGTTTCATTGATGTAAATACCGGTATTGTACTTTCTACTCACAATGTTCCTTATGGTTCTAAGCTATATGCTGTAGATGGTGATGTTGCCGACAAAGGTAAGCTTATAGCAAAATGGGATCCATTTAATGCTGTAATTATAACTGAAGTTACAGGCAAGATTGAATTTGAAGGTGTTGTTGAAAATATAACATATAAGGTTGAATCTGATGAAGCTACAGGTTTGCGCGAGATTATTATTATTGAATCTAAGGATAAAACGAAAGTGCCTTCTGCTCATGTTTTAGATGAAAGTGGGAATTTAATTCGAACCTATAATTTACCGGTTGGTGGACATGTCGTTATAGAAAATGCTCAAAAAGTAAAGGCTGGTGAGGTAATTGTTAAAATCCCTAGGGCTGTTGGCAAGGCTGGTGATATCACAGGTGGGCTTCCTCGTGTTACTGAGTTGTTTGAAGCACGCAATCCATCGAATCCTGCAGTTGTGTCGGAAATAGATGGGGAGGTGACTATGGGCAAGATAAAACGTGGTAATCGGGAAATTGTGGTTACCTCTAAAACAGGCGAGGTGAAAAAATATCTTGTGGCTTTATCTAAGCAGATTTTGGTTCAGGAGAATGACTATGTACGTGCTGGCACACCTTTATCTGATGGGGCTACTACTCCTGCTGATATATTAGCCATAAAAGGTCCTACGGCAGTACAGGAGTATATTGTGAATGAGGTTCAAGATGTATATCGCCTTCAAGGGGTGAAAATTAATGATAAGCATTTTGAGATTATTGTTCGACAAATGATGCGTAAGGTTGAAATTAACGAGCCTGGTGATACGCGTTTCTTGGAGCAACAAATTATTGATAAGCTCGATTTCATGGAGGAAAATGATCGTATTTGGGGTAAGAAAGTTATTCTAAATTCTGGAGATTCTTCGAACCTGCAGGCTGGCCAAATTGTTACAGCTCGTAAATTGAGAGATGAAAATAGTATGCTGAAACGCCGCGATTTGAGACTGGTGGAAGTACGTGATGCTATTCCGGCAACCTCGACGCAGATTCTCCAAGGTATAACTCGTGCAGCTCTGCAAACGTCCAGTTTCATGTCTGCAGCTTCTTTCCAAGAGACTACTAAGGTTCTAAATGAAGCGGCAATCAATGGCAAAGTTGATAAGCTTGAGGGAATGAAAGAAAATGTGATTTGTGGGCATTTGATTCCTGCAGGTACTGGTCAACGTGAATTTGAAAAAATTATAGTTGGTTCAAAAGAGGAATATGACAGAATTTTAGCAAATAAAAAGACTGTTTTAGATTATAGCGAAGTTTAA